In Pseudanabaena sp. FACHB-2040, the sequence GCTGGCGCGGGGTTGGCTGCGGCTAGTGCCGATTTTGGTGGGCATTGCCGTTGGCTATATTGCGGCGCTGCCTCTGGGGATGGTCAGCTTTGCACCTGTGGCAGAAGCGCCCTGGTTTGCCCTACCAAGCTTTACGGTGCCGGTGTTTCATCTGCCCTCGATCTTGTTTATTTTGCCGGTTGCGATCGCACCTGCCATTGAACATTTCGGAGACATCATTGCCGTCAGTGCCGTTGCCAAAAAAGATTACTTGAGAGATCCTGGTGTTCACCGCACCCTGCTGGGAGATGGTTTGGCAACAACCCTGGCGGCTCTATTGGGCGGCCCACCCAACACGACCTACTCCGAGGTGACCGGGGCTGTCGCGCTAACCAAAACCTTTAATGCTGGGATTATGACTTGGGCGGCGATTGTTGCGATCGCACTCGCCTTTATCGGCAAACTCGGTGCCCTGCTTCGCACCATTCCCGCTCCAGCCATGGGCGGCATCTTGGTGATTCTCTTTGGCACGATTGTCGTGATCGGCATTAACAGCTTAGTCCAAGCCGGACAAGACCTGACCCAGCCCCGCAACCTAGTAATCGTCGCCATCATTCTCATTTTTGGCGTGGGCGGCCTGTCACTTGAAGCAGGCGCTTTTGCCCTAGAAGGCATCGGTCTGTGCGGAATAGTGGGCGTTTTGCTCAACCTGCTGCTGCCATATCCAGCGGAAGAAGAGACAGGGCTAGAGCAGTAGCCATTACAAACTCGGGCCGCTACATGAGCACCCCAGCAGCCATTTCTGTCCGCGCCTGGAAAGTAGCAGGCATTTTACTGGAGCACTACACCTACACCTCAGGTGCGGTCGAACCGCTGCCCAAGCACGTCCACGAAGACTATCAGTTTGGCC encodes:
- a CDS encoding uracil-xanthine permease family protein — its product is MLFVAFGALVLVPILTGLDPNVALLTAGLGTLVFQLITSGKVPVFLASSFAFIAPIQLGIQQYGLAETLSGLAAAGAFYLVLSLLIFWRGPGFLIRLLPPIVTGPVIMVIGLSLAPVAIGMASNAGETYGEGAALGVAAAALLATMLTALLARGWLRLVPILVGIAVGYIAALPLGMVSFAPVAEAPWFALPSFTVPVFHLPSILFILPVAIAPAIEHFGDIIAVSAVAKKDYLRDPGVHRTLLGDGLATTLAALLGGPPNTTYSEVTGAVALTKTFNAGIMTWAAIVAIALAFIGKLGALLRTIPAPAMGGILVILFGTIVVIGINSLVQAGQDLTQPRNLVIVAIILIFGVGGLSLEAGAFALEGIGLCGIVGVLLNLLLPYPAEEETGLEQ